ctgtttcataaaaattttataaattaaaattcattttttgtatgTGCCATTTTTGCATGATATCAAATATGAATTTAACCTTATTAAATCTTATTCTTCACTATAACGTAGCAGATGGATCACTCGggatttcaaaatgtaaaagaattaaaattttcgagcagtcgttttttattttttggtaaaaagaaataacaaattacGCATCAACATTTTCATCTCTCacaggagaaaaaattttattcttcactGACCAAGAGAAGAAATTCATCAGATACAATGCTCCCTCCCTTTGCATTCCTTTACGAACGTCCTTGGTTCATAAAATAGCGGGGGAGTCACTCCTCCCCACGAATACCCCCCCCCGTTGACCTAACAGCACTTTTTGCCCCCGCACGAGCCATGCAGAGGACGAAAGATTATAATCGTTATCTACAAAGATTCAAGGGTTCCCCCATCCACCCCCTCACGCAATATATATAGTAGAAAACTTGAATCCTATATATAATATCTATTATACCGAGTTTATCGTATGGCCTCTAATCACAGAACAGGCAGCTTAATACCCCTTTCCAAACATTAGAAGAATACTAATGTTCCTATGAATTCTACTATAATATCAGGGATATAAAagcaacaatatatatatatatatatatatataatacaaaaattataaatacttttgtactaataaaagcattaaaactcttccgttttcataaaatgtctttggtaaagaagaataggtgtagaaattctattttgggacttaaaggctgaaaacataccattgaattataattagatttatatttcaagggaggagttatttttagaatcttgtccctctttcacttccatattaggaagcattaaatgattttccatgATGCGTAGAGTTACAAGGTATGTACGACTGGAACCTGTTTACAACAAAATCTGTAAGTATTTAATGCGAGACCAATGGTTTTCGCATGCCTCacctttaaataaacctttttagaACTTATTATGGCTTATGACCGCATTATTAAAGctgaatacaacaatgataacagggatgtagccctattatatatatatatatatatatttttcccccAATGAAATTCATAGCAATCcacattttttaagaatcacGAGATAAAAGATCACcggggaagaaaaaaagagagtaTTTTATTGTCTATTACAGTGAAACCCCGATTTTACGTTTCTCAGGGGACTGggtaaaaaaaacgtaaaatccGGGAAAACGTAAAATACGGGAAATACTTAGATagcaaaaaatcatataataataatgggaaaataaaacaaacgaaAGGTAGTAAAGATGACTCTTTCAAAAGGTactattaaaatctatattttacgaaaagaatattagtatttaaagaaaaaaacataccaGTTCAAgatcatttttacaatttttgttaagaatCATGCAATTTAGGTGCAAAATAGTGCGTAATAGTAGATTGTTTTTTAGACATTGAGTTCAAAGTAAATGCCTCATCTTCCAGGACTGAaatcttttgcaaatttttttcctggtCTTCGTATGATAGAAAATAGTCTTTCACTATTAGCAAACTTCTCAATGCTGTGTTGAAAGAAGGAACGGGCTGTGCTTCTGTTCCTTCTTGTTCATCTTCATCGGCGGATGAAAAGTCCATAACATCGTCCACGGATGGAGCAGTGGTTCTCTCAGCTTCGCATGTTGCTAAGTTTTCACGGATGTACTCGTCGAAGTCATAGCTAACTGTTTCATTGTCATTCTCCGGGTCTAGTCTAGCTAATCCTGCATCTGCTAACGGTTCATTAGAAGCTACGATTCCGCTTTCTTCAAAACAGTGGGAAATGCGCTTTTGTGTAACGCTTCTCCAAGCAGcagaaataaaatgcatagcCTCCAGAACACTTAACTTTAGTTTGCAGGCGTCATTTAGGTTTCCGTTCTCTAGTTCAGCTACAGCTTTCCGGACAAGTTGCTTTCTGTAAAAAACcttaaatattgcttattaaaagttttttttattttttatttctaccaAAAACGTAAAATGCGGGAAATTccgtaaattaaaaacttacaatccgggtaaaattaacattggaGGTATACGGAAAAACTGGGTCCTGatgaaaaaaacgtaaaatgcgGGAAAAACGTAAATTCGGGGGACGTAAAAtcgaggtttcactgtatttaaatttaacgttCGGTTTCATTCGGAaaggagcaacgttggcccacctaatagggTGTCCCTGAAATAGTGGCCAGCAAATCTGCCCTTCCTATGTCCTACgcctgtatgacctaggtcattatCCAGGAGggtattgggaaaaaaaatttaaaaaaatatttattagaaactatttcgcaaaatttttgaaaatgttttcaaattttattgattttatgtttataaattaagaacgaTGAACGATGtagaaaaaatactattttttattactgcacagatccctattatgaatttttttttttggaaagtgattacaaatatattttgagtgcttaaaaagtacttaaaaggtgcttattttttgttgaaaaatctggctacacACCCTGTTGCTTTTTTCGGTTTCTTAATCGTCAgttcattaaattcaattttcaaaaagccGTGTTAAAGTTTTCGTACAGTCATGTTTTCCTGATTTGTTTTTCCTCCGAGGAACGCAAATATGCgttcatttcataaataaactttttcatgaAAGCAAATATGACCCTTGTATGTAGCTTGATGTAAAAAGTTACCTTATCTTTTGGGGGCTAAAAATTGCTGAGATGGAATCCATAACACATCAAGGACAGATATATTAATCAACATAGCTGATACTGTCATTAAAAAGCTTAAGAAATTTTACTGCACGTGAATTATGTTTATGGTCAacgaatgattaaaattaaacagacaaaacaaatttcgtttaccatcatttttaagctatttttacaATATCCTACCAAGCTACATTAATACatgctattaattaattatcaagtaTCTGCAGGTCTTATCCACTATCTGCAAATGTCTCTGCTTCATTGCAAAGCTTTACGTTATTAGTCATCCACAGCGAACAGTCAACCCATATTTCtgttagattgtttttttttttaatttatttcttaagaaaatataaaaataacaacatgcttttatttatatagaatgCTCAATAAATTACCTTAGAGCTATACAGGGAATCcgtaagtgtttttattttattttattaccgtcgttgaacagccgatccaatttcgggtttacgactactaatgttcaactccgtatttttgtagttttgagCCCAAACCAGAAGATAAGGAAATTCCTcgatcagtatccccagaggtatgatttgttacgAGAACATGGacgactttgtgactcgacagatttagcgtgcatcagtcaccatttactacaagggttatcttcggccggtggggatcgaacccacgaccatTTGGACATGGACCCATCAGTGTCCCACCAACCCGGCTATCCCGTCCCTCCCGtaagtgatttattttattttattttattttataacagtcgctGAACTggcgatccaatttttgggtttgcgactgccaatgttcaaattcgtagccttgtcattttgaacccaatccagaagacaagggaactcctgggtcaagtactcggagaaatttgctttcgtggaggactttttgatggaactaaccggcatttgcgttacacggggaagaagaccacgagaacatcCCACTTattagcctgacgacaaagggactctaacccatgatccgtctaccactgaggatatttcatgtcagcactgtagtcggtgcaagccaaTTGCGGATTCGTATGGACCAGCCttcgcagggattcgaacccggttccctcattggaaggcgaacgctctatactTTGAGCCATCACCGTAAGTGTTGCAGCAAACTTCTGGGGGAGAAAGAGCACATTATAAGGATTAGGAATAGCATAAGAACCCATGCCCGGAAGGACAGGTACGCCACTAAATGGTTTTGAGCAGGAGAGGAATATGAAGATTGCCTTACTCGATCGGTAGGCAGCATACGAAGAACATGGAACGCTATACGAATGGAGAGCTTGCAGTCTTACACGTAGTACATGTTATAACTGAAGGTAATGGACGAGCCGTTGCACACATTTATCGAGGACGCTTCAACGACAGGAAGCAACCACACTACAGTTTGTTTGCACGTCTGCGTCAAAATTTGTGTGAGTACGGGTCATTAAGAATTGACGGGACAAGTGAGAGCAAGCCACGATCGACTCGTTCTTGAAGAAAGTGTGTTGCATGCAGTGGAGAGTAATCCGAGGACCAACATACGTGCCTCTCAGTTAAGAATGTCTCGTACTAGTGTCCAGCTTGCTTTGAAAGATAAGTCTTTCCACGCCTTTCATCTCCAAAGGGTTCAGTTACTGCCCTGCAATGACCACCTTGCTTGCCCGATGACCATCTGATGCTCTCCGATGACCACTTAGAACGTGTGCGTTCCTCAAAGTGGTTTCTGCAAAAAGTGCACGTGATGTGAATTTCCCAGCTTATGTGCTGCTCACTGATGAGGTCACATTCAACAAGGAAGGCGAATTCAATTACCACAATCAGCATTTGAGGGctcaacaaaacaaaacaaaaaaaccaCAGTGTGCAACACAACAACGCTACAGAGTTAATGTGAGGTTGGGTTTGGTCGGCGACTTCTTAGTCGGGACGTACCTTTAACCATCCAGGTTGAATGTTGCGAATTATCTGGTCATTCTGGAGTAGGTTCTTTCCGACGAAGTTCCACAAAATGTGAGACTCAAAATGTGGTTCCAACATA
Above is a window of Parasteatoda tepidariorum isolate YZ-2023 chromosome 5, CAS_Ptep_4.0, whole genome shotgun sequence DNA encoding:
- the LOC122270142 gene encoding tigger transposable element-derived protein 4, coding for MATDIRSKMSKFPIMLEPHFESHILWNFVGKNLLQNDQIIRNIQPGWLKVFYRKQLVRKAVAELENGNLNDACKLKLSVLEAMHFISAAWRSVTQKRISHCFEESGIVASNEPLADAGLARLDPENDNETVSYDFDEYIRENLATCEAERTTAPSVDDVMDFSSADEDEQEGTEAQPVPSFNTALRSLLIVKDYFLSYEDQEKNLQKISVLEDEAFTLNSMSKKQSTITHYFAPKLHDS